The following DNA comes from Lentibacillus sp. Marseille-P4043.
AGCTTTTGACCAGTTATTTATTCATGGCGATATTACTTATGGCTCATTTTGGTTAGTTGGGTTGTTATTTATTGCTCACTTACCATTCGGTGTTCTGCCGCACTTAGGAAACAAATTCTTAGCTGTTAAGTCAAATAAAGATATGAAAAAATTAATTATGTACTGTACTATTTTTGCTACTATTCTCCCACTTATGGGGTTGGGCGGAATGTTAGGAGTAGCTGTTATCGATCCCTCCATGAACATACAACCAGATCAGGTAATACCAGTGTTATTCCAAGAAATATTCCCTCCATTTATCGCAGCATTTTTGGCAGTAGCTGTACTTTCGGCAGTTTTATCTACATCTGATGGATTAATTGTTTCACTGACACAAGTACTTGCAAATGATATTTATCGAAAAACGATTGTTCCGAAGATAACTATATCTGAAAAGAAATCACAAAAAATAGAGCTACTCATTAGCAGGTATTCGACATTTATTGTTATTTTGGCAGCAATATTAATGGCATGGTCACCACCGAAATATTTATCCGTATTTATGTGGATTGGAATAGGTGGAATTGTTTCAGCAACTGCTGGACCTTTAGTTGTCGGGGCATTGTGGAAACGTGCGACGAAAACAGGAGCAATCTTGTCATTATTATCAGGAACTGTCGTGTATTGGATCGTTTACTTGCCATTTGGATTCGACTTCAGTAATCCGTTTGGGGCTGCAGGTATTGGTGTTCTTACTAGTATGTTAGTAATGGTTTTTTATACGTTATTAACCTCTCATAAAGATAAAGAAGTAAATGTAAGCGAAGACAAATTATCAGTAAACTAATAAAGGGAGTTGTCATCTATGAGTCAATTTATTTCACCAAAAAACATCTACCATGGCAAAGGGTCATTAAGCAACTTAGAAGGAATTTTAACAGACCTACAAGTTCAAAAGGTTTTTCTTGTTACCGATCCAATGTTAAAAGAACTTGGTGTGATTGATCCTTTGTTGGAGCAATTATCAAATTTAAATAAGAAAGTGGAAGTGGTTACGGACGTCGTTCCGGAACCACCGTTAGAAGTGGGAAATAAAGTGGTGGAGAAAGTACGGAAAAGCCAAGCCGATTTAGTAATTGGAGTTGGTGGAGGAAGTGCACTAGATTTGGCAAAAGCAGCAGCTGTACTCGCTAAAAATGATGGGGCTATCGAGGATTACCTGAATCTTAGCGGGGAAAAGAAGCTAACCAATAAAGGCTTGCCAAAAGTATTGATCCCAACAACAGCTGGTACGGGAGCAGAAATAACGGATATTGCCGTTTTTTCTTTAGAGGATACTAAAGATGTTATTACCCATGAATTTTTGCTGGCTGACTATGCTATCGTTGATCCTGTTTTAACCTATACATTACCACCAAAAGTAACGGCGGCAAGTGGGGCTGATGCGCTGACACACGCGATAGAAGCGTATACATCGATAAATGCAACTCCATTAACAGACACACTGGCACTAGATGCAATGAATCGAATCATCAATCACATAAGAACCGCTGTATGGAATGGCAAGGATAAGGAAGCAAGAGAGCAAATGTCATTAGGTAGTTTAATAGCGGGTATGAGTTTCTATAATGCTGGTGTAGCGGGCGTGCACGGGCTGGCATATCCATTGGGAGGCCTGTTTAAAATTCCACATGGTGAATCGAATGCGGTGCTGCTGCCATATGTGTACGACTACATCTGGCCATCCTGTTTGAAAAAGATGACCAACATTGCGAACGTATTTAACCTGCCAACAGACGGAAAAAATGAACGAGATATCGCTTTGGATGTCGTTCAAAGCTTACAAAAGTTAGTAAAAGATGTTGGTCTACCAACTACGATAAGTGAATACAATATTACCGCTGCGGATATTGACCGGTTGACGGAAAATGGTATAAAACAAACTAGATTATTGAAACGCAGTCCGAAACCGTTGGACAGAGAAGCAGTTAAGGAAATTTATACAAATGCCTATGAAGGAAAACGAACGAATTTTTAACGACGGGAAAGAGTGAAATGTATAAAACGATTATAGAGCCACGTGTCTCGGAAACCGATGGAGTTGGCCATATTAACAATACGGTTGTTCCTGTTTGGTTAGAAGCAGGCAGAAATAAAATTTTTGAGTTGTTTACGCCAAATCATGACTTTGAAAATTGGAAAATGATTATCATCAATATGAATATTGATTATGTGAGTCAGATTTATTTTGGGAAGAATGCTGAAGTTTGTACGTGGGTGAAAAAGATCGGCAATACCAGTCTACAATTATATGAAGAGATCTGGCAAGACGAAACATTATGTGCGAGCGGGACGAC
Coding sequences within:
- a CDS encoding acyl-CoA thioesterase encodes the protein MYKTIIEPRVSETDGVGHINNTVVPVWLEAGRNKIFELFTPNHDFENWKMIIINMNIDYVSQIYFGKNAEVCTWVKKIGNTSLQLYEEIWQDETLCASGTTTYVNFNLEKQASKPISGSIRTELERHYYDGE
- a CDS encoding sodium:solute symporter family protein; the encoded protein is MDSVMIYSWIFMALFIIMMLVMGYIGMKRTNNPDDFATARSSYGPITIALVISAGISSGSTFMGMPGLAYDIGAPSLWYPLLYPVATVIGMLFVAKTIKVYGDKFGTRTIPDFIGDRFNSEFLRITLSIITILLIFYVVSQFVAAATMFQTMMGVDYNVGLFITGIVLAVYVFLGGSHSDILTDAVQGFLMVITAIVVVICFVTSVGVDGGFGDMISLIKDRNPEGAFDQLFIHGDITYGSFWLVGLLFIAHLPFGVLPHLGNKFLAVKSNKDMKKLIMYCTIFATILPLMGLGGMLGVAVIDPSMNIQPDQVIPVLFQEIFPPFIAAFLAVAVLSAVLSTSDGLIVSLTQVLANDIYRKTIVPKITISEKKSQKIELLISRYSTFIVILAAILMAWSPPKYLSVFMWIGIGGIVSATAGPLVVGALWKRATKTGAILSLLSGTVVYWIVYLPFGFDFSNPFGAAGIGVLTSMLVMVFYTLLTSHKDKEVNVSEDKLSVN
- a CDS encoding iron-containing alcohol dehydrogenase; amino-acid sequence: MSQFISPKNIYHGKGSLSNLEGILTDLQVQKVFLVTDPMLKELGVIDPLLEQLSNLNKKVEVVTDVVPEPPLEVGNKVVEKVRKSQADLVIGVGGGSALDLAKAAAVLAKNDGAIEDYLNLSGEKKLTNKGLPKVLIPTTAGTGAEITDIAVFSLEDTKDVITHEFLLADYAIVDPVLTYTLPPKVTAASGADALTHAIEAYTSINATPLTDTLALDAMNRIINHIRTAVWNGKDKEAREQMSLGSLIAGMSFYNAGVAGVHGLAYPLGGLFKIPHGESNAVLLPYVYDYIWPSCLKKMTNIANVFNLPTDGKNERDIALDVVQSLQKLVKDVGLPTTISEYNITAADIDRLTENGIKQTRLLKRSPKPLDREAVKEIYTNAYEGKRTNF